One Cedecea neteri DNA segment encodes these proteins:
- a CDS encoding sugar ABC transporter substrate-binding protein — translation MKGKKRLLSAAVGLVSLASGAAFAADTLSLQGKTIGVAVVGTQHFWDREAYKGATEEVEKLGGKVIGVDGGRDNQVHANNHDILLSRKVDAVISILGDSAVEPKFKALRDAGIPVFTVDHVSQYSVNNTTSDNYTLGSTIGRYMADALGGKGNVAVFNAFSNSLRICGIRYDQWKYVLKDYPDIKIIQPELAEQFANSPEDARKKTLELLSQYPKGKLDAIHVACWDQPAIGIVQALEETGRDKDVKVTAIDAGPETLEIMAEKDSPLVANVAQQPHLIGQTSAENVARYFAGQKLPIQTFIPVIPVKGPDEAKAVYKKLGYGELK, via the coding sequence ATGAAGGGTAAAAAAAGACTTCTGTCTGCCGCCGTAGGCCTGGTGTCGCTGGCATCAGGTGCTGCTTTCGCCGCAGACACGCTCTCATTACAGGGGAAAACAATCGGGGTCGCCGTCGTAGGAACTCAGCACTTCTGGGATCGCGAAGCCTATAAGGGCGCGACCGAAGAAGTGGAAAAACTGGGCGGCAAGGTTATCGGCGTTGATGGTGGCAGGGACAACCAGGTTCATGCCAATAACCACGATATCCTGCTGTCCCGTAAGGTGGATGCCGTAATCAGTATTTTGGGCGACAGTGCCGTTGAACCTAAATTTAAAGCATTGCGCGATGCCGGTATTCCGGTTTTTACCGTTGACCATGTTTCTCAGTATTCCGTGAATAACACGACATCTGACAACTACACTTTGGGCTCAACCATTGGTCGTTATATGGCTGATGCGCTTGGCGGCAAAGGTAATGTCGCGGTATTTAATGCCTTCTCTAATTCATTACGTATTTGCGGCATACGTTATGACCAATGGAAATATGTCCTGAAGGACTACCCGGACATTAAAATTATTCAACCGGAGCTGGCAGAACAATTCGCTAACTCGCCGGAGGATGCCCGTAAGAAAACCCTCGAATTACTTAGTCAGTATCCGAAAGGCAAGCTGGACGCTATCCATGTTGCCTGCTGGGACCAGCCGGCTATCGGTATCGTACAGGCTCTGGAAGAGACCGGGCGTGATAAAGATGTGAAGGTCACCGCCATCGACGCAGGCCCGGAAACGCTGGAAATCATGGCGGAAAAAGACAGCCCGCTGGTGGCCAACGTTGCCCAGCAGCCTCATCTGATTGGCCAGACGTCTGCCGAAAACGTGGCGCGTTACTTCGCAGGGCAGAAGCTGCCAATTCAGACCTTTATCCCGGTTATCCCGGTGAAAGGCCCGGATGAAGCCAAAGCCGTGTACAAAAAACTGGGTTACGGTGAGCTGAAGTAG
- a CDS encoding ABC transporter permease, with protein sequence MKVFSALAATLPTGESGRKPLAWLSRAGFALVTLFFIVLFSWSNPVFLTLDNWSNLLQGSAILLIVALAMTLIVSAGAIDLSVGVAIDFGAMMALIALKTWQLPWQVAVLCALLGGVVIGLVNAFLILACRIKPFLATLGTWFIASSTERIYTDGGGAISWRRMAPEYHDLAVGNVGGIPTPVLIVLVVWLAAWLLTERTLFGKRVRAIGQNSEAARIAGIADKRTLFWVLIAASAMCAVGGIILSANLRQFTPLAGQSYLMDAIAAVFIGTAFQRQGRVSMGGTLGGVLFLAIIDNGLNLMGLNYLVKDALVGVILVVALAVSFWQARLRQQHR encoded by the coding sequence ATGAAAGTTTTTTCTGCTCTGGCGGCAACGCTTCCGACCGGTGAGTCCGGGAGAAAACCGCTGGCCTGGCTGTCGCGCGCGGGTTTTGCGCTGGTCACGCTGTTTTTCATCGTCCTGTTTAGCTGGTCAAACCCCGTTTTCCTGACGCTGGATAACTGGAGCAATTTGCTTCAGGGCAGCGCCATTCTGCTGATTGTGGCGCTGGCGATGACGCTGATTGTCAGCGCCGGGGCGATTGATCTCTCCGTTGGGGTGGCTATCGACTTTGGCGCTATGATGGCTTTAATTGCGCTCAAAACCTGGCAGCTTCCCTGGCAGGTGGCAGTGCTGTGCGCTCTGTTGGGCGGCGTGGTGATAGGCCTGGTCAACGCTTTTCTTATCCTCGCCTGCCGCATTAAGCCGTTTCTGGCGACGCTTGGCACCTGGTTTATTGCCAGCAGCACCGAGCGTATTTACACCGACGGCGGCGGGGCGATTTCCTGGCGGCGCATGGCCCCGGAATATCACGATTTAGCCGTGGGAAATGTTGGGGGGATCCCCACGCCGGTGCTTATCGTGCTGGTGGTCTGGCTGGCGGCCTGGCTGCTGACCGAACGGACGCTGTTTGGTAAGCGGGTGCGTGCGATTGGGCAAAACAGTGAAGCCGCGCGTATAGCCGGGATAGCCGATAAGCGAACCCTGTTCTGGGTGCTGATTGCCGCTTCGGCAATGTGTGCTGTGGGCGGTATTATTCTGTCCGCCAACCTGCGGCAGTTCACGCCTCTCGCCGGGCAGTCTTACTTGATGGATGCTATTGCCGCCGTGTTTATCGGCACCGCTTTTCAGCGGCAAGGGCGCGTGAGCATGGGGGGGACGCTTGGCGGCGTGCTGTTCCTCGCGATTATTGATAACGGGCTGAACCTGATGGGGCTGAATTACCTGGTGAAAGATGCACTGGTGGGTGTGATCCTGGTGGTGGCGCTGGCCGTTTCATTCTGGCAGGCGCGACTGCGCCAGCAGCACCGGTGA
- a CDS encoding molybdopterin-dependent oxidoreductase has protein sequence MKAEHQLAVMHWGTYQVTTEGERIAAVSPVSWDKNPSRIGQSLADAVTGNTRIRRPAVRLGYLQNGPASREGRGKEPFVEVSWEQALDLLARDLRSVQERCGNEAIFGGSYGWASAGRFHHAQSQLHRFLKGFGGYTASTNTYSSAAGERILPHILGPLSPLHKQHTHFSVLAEHCEMFVAIGGLPLRNAQVNGGGANDHMLKHWLERLAQNGVQFVNISPVQNDLSAVENARWLAIRPGTDTALLLALCHTLIAESLHDMAFISSHTVGFEQLRRYLFGEHDGVPKTADWAADITGIDAEQILTLARTMAGKRTMINISWSIQRARQGEQAYWATVALTSLLGQIGTPGGGLAFGYACTNLAGAARVPFSGPRLPAGENKIKTAIPVARLSDMLLHPGGEYEFDGKLCHYPDIRLVYWAGGNAFHHHQDLNRLVEAWRRPETIVAHEQYWTAQAKFSDIVLPVTTSLERDDIGSGSHDGFMIAMRQQIPALAEAQDDYTIFCALAKKLGFYEAFSEGRTAADWLPHLYESSRERAQEDGVELPTFDAFWEKGKLEFTPPAKPQVFLADFRADPQQFPLSTPSGKIELYSETVAGFGYRECPGFPFWDEEEAAYQQLQARQWPLHLLSSQPRTRLHSQYDHGSVSRATKIQGREPLWMHPTDAHKRGIQEGEVVKVFNGRGAILAGVHISDQILPGVVQISTGAWYDPMDPSTPGSLDKHGNPNVLTEDRGSSRLGQGCSAQSCRVEIELWQEALPPITAFDPPAFVA, from the coding sequence ATGAAAGCGGAACATCAGCTGGCGGTAATGCACTGGGGAACCTACCAGGTCACCACCGAGGGCGAGCGTATCGCCGCCGTTTCTCCCGTCTCGTGGGACAAAAATCCTTCCCGCATCGGCCAGTCTCTGGCGGACGCCGTCACCGGGAATACCCGAATTCGTCGCCCGGCGGTTCGTCTCGGCTACCTGCAAAACGGCCCGGCATCTCGTGAAGGCCGGGGCAAGGAGCCGTTTGTTGAGGTGAGCTGGGAACAGGCGTTGGATCTGCTAGCGCGGGATCTCCGCTCGGTGCAGGAGCGATGTGGCAACGAAGCGATTTTTGGCGGCTCTTACGGCTGGGCCAGCGCCGGGCGCTTTCACCATGCCCAAAGCCAGCTGCATCGTTTTCTTAAAGGTTTTGGCGGCTACACCGCCAGTACCAATACCTACAGCAGCGCGGCTGGAGAAAGAATTCTGCCACATATTCTTGGCCCGCTGAGCCCCCTGCATAAACAACACACCCATTTCTCCGTGCTGGCAGAACATTGTGAGATGTTTGTGGCCATCGGCGGATTGCCGCTCAGAAATGCTCAGGTCAACGGCGGCGGCGCAAACGACCACATGCTGAAGCACTGGCTTGAACGTCTGGCGCAAAATGGCGTGCAGTTCGTGAACATCAGCCCGGTACAAAACGATCTCAGCGCCGTAGAAAACGCCCGTTGGCTGGCGATTCGCCCCGGCACCGATACCGCACTGCTGCTGGCGCTTTGCCATACGCTGATTGCGGAGTCTCTGCACGATATGGCCTTTATCAGCAGCCATACCGTCGGCTTCGAGCAGCTGCGCCGTTATCTTTTCGGCGAGCACGACGGCGTGCCTAAAACCGCTGACTGGGCGGCAGATATCACCGGCATTGATGCCGAACAAATCTTAACGCTCGCGCGTACCATGGCGGGCAAGCGCACGATGATCAATATTTCCTGGTCCATTCAGCGTGCTCGCCAGGGGGAACAGGCGTACTGGGCAACTGTGGCGCTGACTTCTCTTCTCGGGCAGATAGGCACGCCTGGTGGAGGTTTGGCTTTCGGCTATGCCTGTACCAACCTTGCAGGTGCTGCGCGCGTGCCTTTTTCCGGGCCTCGCCTTCCCGCAGGAGAAAACAAGATAAAAACGGCTATTCCCGTGGCTCGCCTGTCGGACATGTTGTTACATCCCGGGGGTGAATATGAATTTGATGGCAAGCTCTGCCACTACCCCGATATTCGCCTCGTCTATTGGGCTGGCGGCAACGCTTTCCATCATCATCAGGATCTTAACCGCCTCGTTGAAGCCTGGCGTCGGCCGGAAACCATCGTTGCCCACGAGCAGTACTGGACGGCGCAGGCGAAGTTTTCCGACATTGTGTTGCCGGTGACAACATCTCTTGAGCGCGACGATATCGGCAGCGGCAGCCATGATGGCTTTATGATTGCCATGCGCCAGCAGATCCCGGCCCTCGCGGAAGCACAGGATGACTACACCATTTTCTGCGCGCTCGCGAAAAAACTGGGCTTTTACGAGGCCTTCAGCGAAGGGCGGACCGCCGCCGACTGGTTGCCGCATCTGTATGAATCTTCACGGGAGAGAGCGCAGGAAGACGGCGTAGAGCTTCCCACTTTTGACGCCTTCTGGGAGAAGGGAAAGCTGGAGTTCACGCCGCCCGCTAAGCCACAAGTTTTTCTGGCCGATTTCCGAGCAGATCCGCAACAGTTCCCGCTGTCCACGCCGTCGGGAAAAATTGAGCTTTATTCAGAAACCGTGGCCGGGTTCGGCTACCGGGAGTGTCCGGGCTTTCCCTTCTGGGATGAAGAAGAGGCCGCTTATCAGCAACTGCAGGCCAGGCAATGGCCTTTGCACCTGCTTTCCAGCCAGCCACGCACCCGGCTCCACAGCCAGTACGACCACGGCAGCGTGAGCCGGGCCACTAAAATTCAGGGGCGAGAGCCGCTGTGGATGCATCCGACTGATGCGCACAAACGCGGGATCCAGGAAGGGGAAGTGGTCAAAGTCTTTAATGGCCGGGGGGCCATTCTGGCCGGTGTTCATATCAGCGATCAGATCCTGCCGGGGGTGGTTCAGATCTCAACCGGGGCCTGGTATGACCCGATGGATCCTTCCACGCCGGGCTCTTTAGATAAACACGGCAATCCGAATGTGTTGACGGAGGATCGCGGCTCTTCGCGCCTGGGTCAGGGTTGCAGCGCCCAAAGCTGCCGGGTAGAAATCGAGCTTTGGCAAGAAGCTCTCCCGCCGATTACCGCGTTTGATCCCCCCGCGTTTGTGGCCTGA
- a CDS encoding sugar ABC transporter ATP-binding protein: MDRISKRFANVTALNAVTLTIGPGEIHGLIGENGAGKSTLIKILAGVYQADGGEATLDGVPLPLGKPAAIEAQGIRVIHQELNLIPHFTVAESVFLGQEYRRVGGLLDSRRMREAARDFFLRTWQLDLDPDRLIRQLSLAERKLVQIARALIDGAAKLVVFDEPTAPLEAHEASLVSDAILRLKEQGIAILYISHYLNEIAALCDAGTVLRNGEVVGYPDRDLLQNTDAIIHMMVGREIDRLYTPRQHEADATAGETPLLEVRSLSDGQQLHDISFEIRKGEIVGVAGLLGAGRDVLVDTLYGLNTAKKGEIVIEGRSRRIRSPRQAIRAGMALVPRDRRHQGLILPFSATDNINLASLPDTATLGWEHRSRALQKAQDWIARLSIRPALPALPVRFMSGGNQQKVILARWLGTDARLFILDEPTLGVDIGARSDIYQRTRQLAEQGRSVLVSSSDATELLGLCDRILVMWRGKLVANLPTQGLTLDALLATINGGQEHAA, encoded by the coding sequence ATGGACCGCATCAGTAAACGATTTGCCAATGTGACCGCGTTAAACGCGGTCACGCTGACGATAGGCCCCGGCGAAATTCACGGGCTTATCGGTGAAAACGGCGCGGGCAAATCCACCTTAATTAAAATTCTTGCTGGGGTTTACCAGGCTGATGGCGGCGAGGCCACGCTTGACGGCGTCCCGCTTCCGCTTGGTAAGCCTGCGGCGATTGAGGCCCAGGGAATACGCGTTATCCATCAGGAGCTCAATCTAATCCCACATTTTACCGTTGCCGAGTCGGTGTTTCTGGGGCAGGAATATCGCCGGGTGGGTGGGCTGTTGGACAGCCGCCGTATGCGAGAGGCGGCGAGAGACTTTTTCCTCCGCACCTGGCAACTGGATCTCGACCCAGACCGTCTGATCAGGCAACTGAGCCTGGCCGAGCGAAAGCTGGTGCAAATCGCCAGGGCGCTGATTGACGGCGCGGCAAAGCTGGTGGTCTTCGACGAACCTACGGCGCCGCTTGAAGCTCACGAAGCGAGTCTGGTGTCTGACGCAATCCTGCGGCTCAAGGAGCAGGGCATCGCGATTCTGTACATCTCCCACTATCTCAACGAAATCGCTGCGCTGTGTGATGCAGGCACCGTGCTGCGCAACGGGGAAGTCGTGGGCTACCCGGATCGCGACCTGCTGCAAAATACTGATGCCATCATTCATATGATGGTCGGCAGAGAAATTGACCGACTTTATACCCCTCGTCAGCACGAGGCTGACGCCACGGCTGGAGAAACACCGCTGCTTGAAGTGCGTTCGCTGTCTGACGGGCAGCAGTTGCACGACATTAGCTTTGAAATCCGCAAAGGTGAAATTGTCGGCGTGGCGGGGCTTCTGGGCGCCGGGAGGGACGTGCTGGTGGATACGCTTTACGGACTGAACACGGCGAAAAAGGGCGAGATCGTCATAGAAGGGCGCTCCCGCCGTATTCGCTCCCCGCGGCAGGCTATCCGGGCCGGTATGGCGCTTGTACCTCGTGACCGCCGTCATCAGGGGCTTATCCTGCCGTTTTCAGCCACCGATAACATCAACCTTGCGTCGCTGCCGGACACGGCAACGTTGGGCTGGGAGCACAGGTCCCGGGCGCTGCAAAAAGCCCAGGACTGGATTGCGCGGCTGAGTATTCGTCCTGCGCTCCCGGCGCTGCCCGTGCGCTTTATGAGCGGAGGGAATCAGCAAAAGGTGATTCTTGCCCGCTGGCTTGGAACTGATGCCCGCCTGTTTATTCTTGATGAGCCCACGCTCGGCGTCGATATTGGCGCACGCAGTGATATCTATCAGCGCACCCGACAACTTGCCGAACAGGGGCGTTCGGTGCTGGTTTCTTCCAGCGACGCAACCGAACTGCTGGGCCTGTGCGACCGTATTCTGGTGATGTGGCGCGGGAAACTGGTGGCGAACTTGCCCACTCAGGGACTGACGCTTGACGCGCTACTGGCAACGATTAACGGTGGGCAGGAGCATGCAGCATGA
- a CDS encoding cell envelope integrity protein TolA, whose protein sequence is MNRKVYLLAATLLIGCQGNDQQSQKQKQEFRVVNSWANDFINAVMGDFSDINEYAGRSCTIRVHQPKGSHKITGMRVVEGDTRLCIAATKAIQAASDKGVLPLTPGPVGEEFPLDINP, encoded by the coding sequence ATGAACAGAAAAGTATATTTACTGGCAGCTACTCTTTTGATTGGATGCCAGGGGAATGACCAACAATCACAAAAACAGAAACAAGAATTTCGTGTGGTAAACAGCTGGGCAAATGACTTTATAAACGCTGTAATGGGGGACTTTTCTGACATTAACGAGTATGCGGGACGTTCATGCACAATACGTGTTCATCAGCCTAAAGGATCTCACAAAATCACTGGAATGCGTGTAGTCGAAGGTGACACTAGATTGTGTATTGCGGCAACCAAAGCGATACAGGCAGCCAGTGACAAAGGCGTATTACCTCTTACGCCGGGTCCTGTGGGCGAGGAGTTCCCATTGGATATCAACCCATAG
- a CDS encoding ABC transporter permease, translated as MMTEIRRFGAGRSVALFEKFPLLLFIGLLVWLSIQSPWFLSWQNISLMLVQSVPLAILSFGLVCVIAAGGDDVVSGGIDLSLPAIAVFGVALLSLGMSEWLTPWPLLLLLVAALSLLCGGINALLVLIAGLPPLLATLSTSVAFTGLTDLLTGQRRISVSDPLMVAFRDGSVLGIPYALIYLLLVFVGFQLLLHHTRFGQHLQATGGSKDMAQMSGLNVRRLILASWLIAAVAAGLAVFPLLAQGSGSSSGTATPLLMETVLATFLGAAFSRRRVVTVWGALLGAILVNALSNGLGLLGVNIFWVGAIKGVLILVVLAASALQQKGANK; from the coding sequence ATGATGACTGAAATTCGTCGTTTTGGGGCAGGTCGCTCCGTTGCGTTGTTTGAAAAATTCCCGCTGCTGCTGTTTATTGGCCTGCTGGTCTGGTTAAGCATTCAATCGCCGTGGTTCCTTAGCTGGCAGAACATTAGCCTGATGCTGGTGCAAAGCGTGCCTCTGGCGATCCTGAGTTTTGGCCTTGTTTGCGTGATTGCTGCCGGAGGAGATGACGTCGTTTCCGGCGGAATCGATCTTTCCCTCCCGGCCATCGCCGTGTTCGGCGTGGCGCTGTTAAGCCTGGGCATGAGCGAGTGGCTGACGCCGTGGCCGCTGCTACTGCTGCTGGTGGCAGCGCTGAGTCTGCTGTGCGGAGGCATCAATGCGCTGTTAGTACTGATCGCCGGGCTGCCCCCACTGCTGGCGACGCTCTCCACTTCGGTGGCCTTTACCGGCCTGACCGATCTGCTGACCGGGCAGCGCCGGATTAGCGTCAGTGACCCGCTGATGGTGGCGTTTCGCGACGGCAGCGTGCTGGGCATTCCTTATGCGCTGATTTATCTGCTGTTGGTTTTCGTGGGCTTCCAGCTTTTGCTGCATCACACCCGTTTTGGCCAGCATTTGCAGGCGACGGGGGGCAGCAAAGACATGGCGCAGATGTCCGGGCTTAACGTGCGCCGTCTTATCCTCGCGTCCTGGCTTATTGCCGCCGTTGCGGCCGGGCTGGCGGTCTTCCCGCTGCTGGCGCAGGGGTCGGGCAGTTCCAGCGGAACCGCTACGCCTTTACTGATGGAGACGGTGCTGGCGACCTTCCTTGGCGCAGCATTTTCACGCCGCCGGGTAGTCACCGTTTGGGGGGCATTACTGGGCGCTATCCTGGTCAATGCTTTGTCTAACGGCCTGGGGCTGCTGGGGGTGAATATTTTCTGGGTGGGGGCGATTAAAGGCGTGCTGATTCTCGTGGTGCTTGCGGCTTCAGCCTTGCAGCAGAAAGGAGCCAATAAATAA